The Photobacterium sanguinicancri genome includes the window GCTGCGGCATTTACCAGCCTACCTGTACTTGGTGTTCCCGTGCAATCACGCGCTCTGAAGGGCATGGACTCATTACTGTCTATCGTTCAAATGCCAAAAGGTATTGCGGTTGGTACCTTAGCCATTGGTGAAGCAGGCGCCGCAAATGCCGGCATTTTGGCCGCACAAATCATTGGCACGCACGATGAAGAAGTGATGGCAAAAGTAGAAGCGTTCCGCAGCGAACAAACCGAAACCGTTCTTGCGAATCCAAACCCAGCAGAGGACTAAACACATGCACGTACTGGTTTTAGGCGCAGGTCAGCTCGCTCGTATGATGTCATTAGCAGGTGCTCCACTGAATATTGAGATCTCTGCGTTTGATGTGGGCAGTGAAAATATCGTTCACCCACTAACGCAAGTGGTGATAGGCCAAGGATTAGAAGCAGCCATTGCGCGTGCCGATGTCATCACTGCTGAGTTTGAGCATATCCCGCACCATATCCTTGATGTGTGTGAGCAAAGTGGTAAGTTCCTGCCAACCACTGATGCGATTAAAGCCGGAGGCGATCGCCGAATAGAAAAAGCATTACTTGATAGTGCAAAAGTGCGCAATGCCAAATATTACGTTATCAATAACCGTGCCGATTTTGATGCTGCAGTCCAACATGTAGGCCTGCCTATGGTATTAAAAAGTGCGCTTGGTGGTTACGATGGCAAAGGACAGTGGCGTTTAAAAGATCCCGCTCAGATGGATACCATGTGGGATGAAATGGCACAGTGCATTGCCGCGACACCAACTCAAGCTATTGTCGCTGAAGAATTTGTACCCTTTAATCGCGAAGTATCACTGGTTGGTGCACGTGGCAAAGATGGATCTGTTTCCGTCTATCCACTCGCGGAAAATGTGCATACCAATGGTGTATTAAGTCTATCGACTGCAATTAACGAAGAAGCACTACAAGCACAAGCAAAGCACATGTTTACCGCTGTCGCTGAGAGCCTTGATTATGTCGGCGTATTAGCCCTTGAGTTTTTTGACCTTGATGGTGAGCTACTGGTTAATGAAATTGCCCCTCGCGTTCATAACTCAGGCCACTGGACGCAGCAAGGTGCTGAAACCTGTCAATTTGAAAACCATTTACGTGCCGTTTGTGGCTTACCCCTGGGGAGCACAGACTTGATTCGGCCAACGGCAATGATCAATATTTTAGGTGAAGATACTTTACCTAAAAGCGTGCTGACCGAAGCAGGTTGCCATGTTCACTGGTACGGCAAAGAAAAGCGAGCGGGGCGAAAAATGGGACATATCAATGTGTGTGCCCCTACACCTGAAGCGCTGGTTAATAAATTACAAGCTCTCAGCCAGCAGCTTGATAGCACGGCATTTCCAGCACTATCGCTTTAGATAAAAAAGACGAGCACTCTGTCTCGCCCTAAACGACAAAAGCCAGCATCAATGCTGGCTTTTTTATCTGCTCACGTCTGTACTTACTCTGCAGGCTCGCGATGCTCAGGCTCTACAGCATCTTGGTATGCATGGCATTTACGATCAGCGCATTGCAGTTTAATACCACTCGCTAATTTCTTCTCAATCAGCAAACCGTAGCCGCATAACTGACAGCGCCCCATGATGGGTTTATGGTTAACCGCAAAACGGCACGTTGGAAATTGATCGCAAGCAAAGAACATTTTGCCATAACGAGACTTACGCTCAGTTAACGCTCCCTTATGACAACTTGGGCAGGCAATATGCGTTTCTTCCGCTTTTTTTTCAAGCGGCTCGATATGGTGACAGGTAGGGTAATTTAAACACCCAATAAACATCCCATAACGGCCTTGTCGCAATACAAGCTCATCATTACATTCAGGGCAAGGCTTACCTAAATGTTTAACAATATGACCATCATTTTGATGAAGCGGCTGAATAAATTCACAGTTTGGGTATTGGCTACAGCCCAAAAATGGACCTCGCTTACCAAAGCGCATGGTTAGCTCATTACCACACTCAGGGCAGGCTTGGTGCGTTAACGCGTGCTCGTGAGTCGTAAAAAGTTCTTGGTCAATTTTACCAGACATGATGATTGATACTGCCGTTCGCTAATTAGTGAATGTAGCCATCTTCCATGCCATACAACAGCTCTTCCATTTGGCTGTAAGCACTTTCGTTACCTGGCGCATTGAAAAGCACCATTAAGATAATCCATTGAAGGTCATCCAGAATAAATTCATTCGTTTCAAGCTCCATTACTCGGTCAATCACCATCTCACGAGTATCAGCACTCAGAACATGAATCTGCTCTAGGTAAATTAGAAAGCCACGACACTCGACATCAAGACGTGTCATCTCTTGTGGGGTATAAATTCGAATTGACGTCACCGCACTGGTATTCATGTACGGGTTCTGTTCAGTTTCTTGTAGCGCAGCCAGCTTTTCTAACCAAGATAGTGCTTTGTATATGTCTTCTTGATGAAAGCCCGCTCGAAGTAGCTCATCGGATAGTTCTTCCTGATCAACCAACAGCTCTGCATCGCTGTGTATATAGGTTTCAAACAGGTACATTAAGATATCCATCATGACTTGCCCCTCCTCGTTCTGATATAGCCACCGGGTACTGAGGTAACAAACCCAAGCAATTCTAGCTCTAATAATTGCATCATAACTTCATGCACGGGTTGTTCACTACGTTCAGCAACCACATCTACGGGTGTTGCTTCATTGCCTACGGTAGCCAACAAGGCGGGAAATGGCAATTGCTGATCTTCACCCTGTGGCAGAGTTTTGCTTAATTGACTATTTATTGCGCACTCTGTCAGTGCACCTACCTCCTCAAAGATATCGACCGGGGTTTCTACCAATTTAGCACCCGATTTTATTAATGCGTTACAGCCTCTACTTTCAGGGTTACGGATCGAACCTGGTAGAGCAAAAACATCTCGCCCTTGCTCTAAGGCATAACGCGCCGTAATCAAAGAACCACTTTTTTCTGCGGCCTCTACAACTAATACGCCCACCGACAAGCCACTGATCACTCGGTTACGCCGAGGAAAGTTTTGCGGGCGTGGTTTTTCATCTGGCCAGAACTCAGAAACTAACGCCCCTTGCTCTTTTATCTTAGCGGCTAAATCACGATGACGAGCAGGATAGACCTGTGACAGGCCTGCTCCCAAAACGGCAATTGTCGCACCACCATGCTTTAATGCGCCATGATGCGCTTGACCATCAACCCCTAACGCCAAGCCACTGGTTACCACATAATTGGCCGCAACCAAGGCACCAGCAAACTCATAGGCTGATTCACGCCCGTCAATACTGGCAGAGCGACTCCCCACAATAGCAAGCTGAGGTGCACTCAGGTATTCCACTTGACCACTCACAAATAAGACTGGAGGCGCGGCAGCAATTTGCTTGAGTAAAGCAGGATAATAGGGGGAATCGATAGTCAGGATCGTATTATCTTGATGGTCGGCCCACCAAAGGCAACGATCAATCTGCGCTTGAAGAGGAGTACGAAAGGCTGATATTTGAGAAAGGGATAAGCCGAATGTCTGTAACTGTTCTGTCGACATGGCACGCAATTGCGTTGGCGTACCATGTTGTAATAAACGACTGACTTTTACACCACCAACGCCAGGAACGGCAGTGAGTGCAAGCCAGTCTTCCAGACTATTCATGGTGTAGATTGAGGTGATAGCGCCGAAACGCCAGAACTAAATGGCTCAGAACTGCGCAAGACAATCGCCAAACTAAAAGCTTCATAGGCACGAATAACCATCACCTCGCCAATACCTCGAGGGGCAAGTTGAAACTGCTTTCCAGTATAAGAGGAGCGTTTATAGTCATAACTCCCTTTTTTACCTTCAATCTCTGTCACAGGGTGATGTAATTGCAACACGTGGCCCGCCTGAAGCGAATCTAAATGGCCTTTATCTAATACCACAACTTCAGACGTCGCAATGTACGATTGGCCACCGATCGCCCCCATCACTTGCGCTTTAACACCGACGGGTGGCGTAGCAGGTACAAAAAATAACTCCGAGCTAGCACCTAAGGCTGGCGCGGGTAATAACACGTCATTCAAATTGATCTCTTGACGATACGACTGCAATTCAAGGGTGCTGGTTTCGGCTTGCTGCGCATTCACCTTCATCTTTGCCACTTCTTTTAGCACTGTGACTGGCTTACTGCCTTTACGTGTATACGTTTCGACGGGACGATAAACCCACCATTCCTCACCAAGCGGTAACACTGTATCTGCCCACACAATATCACCCGCAGACAGCTGTTTACGTTGATCATCACTCCCTAAAACACGCGGCGCATCCGCTAACGCGGCATCTGACAACAAGCGGTGTTCTTCTAAATAAGGCAGTACCAGTGATGATTGTAATGTCGTAATCGGGGAACGGATCACTTTAATCTCGGGCGATACTTTGACTATTTTTGATGGTTTACGTTGTAAGCGCGGCTGACCATCAACCCACACTAAATACAATTTATCGCCAGGATAAATTAGGTGGGGATTTTCAATTTCAGGGTTAGCTTGCCACAGTTTTGGCCATAGCCAAGGTGTCGCGAGAAAATGATTAGAAATATCCCACAAGGTGTCACCTTTCTTTACGGTGTACACGTCTGGGATATTTTCATTCAAAACAATATTATTACTCGTGTTGCTCGCCCAGCCAGGTTGAATACACACCACGGCAGTTAGCACGCACGAAAAAAGAAAAGAGAGGGGCTTCATGATGCCATCCTTGCACTACACAGATTCGTTATCCGGCAAGCTGTTTGCCTATAGTTGTCGTCCAGCGTGACAGCGGCAGACGTTCAGTGTCTATCTTCTTATTTTGGCTAACAATCGCTTTTCGACTGACTTCACGCTTTCAATTTACCCTTTGCAACAACACGCACTAAGGGTGTTGAACTTACCGAAAACTGTGTACTTAGCTTTACAGCGAACTGCTGATATTGAACATTCATCACCGATGCTGTTATTTGATCGTTAAAATGACTAGAATTAGAACAAATTATTTTTCGGCACTGTTCACTTTTCGAGTACCTATGTCTTTATTGCAAGTATTAACATTCCCAGATGATCGCCTGCGCACTGTCGCTAAGCCAGTTGAAGCCGTTACCCCTGAGATCCAAAAAATTGTCGATGACATGATTGAAACCATGTACGACGAAGAAGGTATCGGTCTAGCAGCCACGCAAGTTGATGTTCACCAACGCATCGTGGTGATTGATATCTCCGAAGAACGCGATCAACCCATGGTACTGATTAATCCTGAAATCACCGAAAAACGCGGTGAAGATGGTATCGAAGAAGGTTGTCTTTCTGTTCCGGGCGCTCGTGCTTTAGTTTCTCGTGCAGCCGAAGTATCAGTCAACGCGCTTGATCGCGATGGCAACCCGTTCTCGTTTGAAGCTGATGATCTGCTGGCAATTTGTGTTCAACATGAATTAGACCATTTAGCAGGAAAGCTGTTTGTTGATTACCTATCGCCACTGAAGCGTAAGCGTATTCAAGACAAGCTAACGAAAATCAAACGCTTTAACGAAAAGAACTAATAAGCCAAAACCTTTAAGGACGCTACCTTGAGCAAACCTTTGAAAATCGTTTTTGCTGGTACGCCAGACTTCGCCGCCCGTCATCTGGCGGCGTTGTTGTCTTCACAGCATGAAGTTATTGCCGTTTATACTCAACCTGACCGCCCTGCGGGTCGTGGTAAAAAGCTAACGGCGAGCCCAGTAAAAGCACTAGCGCTTGAACATGACATTCCCGTATACCAACCAGAAAACTTCAAATCAGATGAAGCCAAGCAAGCGCTGACCGATTTGAATGCAGACTTAATGGTTGTGGTTGCGTACGGTTTGCTATTACCGCAAGCCGTATTGGATACCCCAAAACTGGGTTGTATCAATGTTCATGGCTCAATTTTACCGCGCTGGCGTGGTGCGGCACCAATCCAACGTTCGATCTGGGCGGGAGATGCCGAAACAGGCGTTACCATCATGCAGATGGATATTGGCCTAGATACTGGCGATATGCTAAGCATTGCAACCCTACCAATTGAAGCAACAGACACCAGCGCAAGCATGTACAACAAGCTTGCTGAACTGGGTCCTGATGCATTAATTGACTGCCTTGGTGATATTGCAGAAGGCAAAGCAGTACCAGTGAAACAAAATGATGAACTGGCTAACTACGCGAAAAAGCTAAGCAAAGAAGAAGCAAAAATCGATTGGACCATGGATGCTGAAGCGATTGAACGTTGCGTTCGCGCTTTTAACCCTTGGCCAATGAGCTACTTCACCGTGGCAGAGCAAAACGTAAAAGTTTGGCGCACAGCTGTGGAAGCCGATAATCAAGGTAAGCCCGCTGGTACGGTTCTATCTGCAGACAAGCACGGCATTGTGGTTGCAACAGGTAAAGGCGCACTACGCCTGATAGAGCTACAACCACCCGGTAAGAAAGCGATGCAAAGCCAAGATTTGCTGAACTCTCGCCGTGAATGGTTTGAGCCCGGCACCGTTTTGTAATGCGAAAGCCAGTGCTTGCACTGGCTTTTCTTTTCTATCCAAATAGAAAATACGCAACACTATCGCGCTTAATACCTTCCAGTATTAACGTTAAAAGAATTTCAGGAAAATCCGAATGAATGTAAGAGCCGCTGCAGCCAAAGTTATCTATCAGGTTGTTGATCAGGGCCAATCCCTTTCCAACGTACTCCCTGCTGCTCAACAAGAAGTGAGAGAGCGAGACCAAGCACTATTGCAGGAGATTTGTTATGGCGTACTGCGCTGGTTACCGCGATTAGAGTCCATTACTAACCACCTAATGGACAAACCACTGAAAGGCAAACAACGGGTTTTCCATCACCTTATTTTAGTGGGTCTTTATCAACTCGGTCACATGCGTATTCCCGCACATGCCGCTGTTGCTGAAACGGTTGATGCCACTAAAACACTGAAAAAGCCGCAACTTCGTGGCTTGATAAACGCTATTTTGCGTAACTATCAACGTCAACAAGAAGCACTAGATGCTCAATCAATCAGCCATGATGCGGGTCGTTATGGCCACCCTAGCTGGTTACTAAAGCTGCTTAAGGCGAGCTACCCTGAACAACTTGAAGCGATTGTTGAAGCAAACAACACCAAAGCACCAATGTGGCTACGTGTGAATCGCCAACACAATACCCGTGATGAATACCGAGTCCTGCTAGACAACGAAGGTATTGCCACAGAATTGCACCCACAAGCAGGTGATGCACTGCGCCTGTTAAAACCTTGCGATGT containing:
- the purE gene encoding 5-(carboxyamino)imidazole ribonucleotide mutase — translated: MKVGIIMGSKSDWPTMQHAAEMLDRFNVPYETKVVSAHRTPQLLADYANSAKERGIKVIIAGAGGAAHLPGMAAAFTSLPVLGVPVQSRALKGMDSLLSIVQMPKGIAVGTLAIGEAGAANAGILAAQIIGTHDEEVMAKVEAFRSEQTETVLANPNPAED
- a CDS encoding 5-(carboxyamino)imidazole ribonucleotide synthase, translating into MHVLVLGAGQLARMMSLAGAPLNIEISAFDVGSENIVHPLTQVVIGQGLEAAIARADVITAEFEHIPHHILDVCEQSGKFLPTTDAIKAGGDRRIEKALLDSAKVRNAKYYVINNRADFDAAVQHVGLPMVLKSALGGYDGKGQWRLKDPAQMDTMWDEMAQCIAATPTQAIVAEEFVPFNREVSLVGARGKDGSVSVYPLAENVHTNGVLSLSTAINEEALQAQAKHMFTAVAESLDYVGVLALEFFDLDGELLVNEIAPRVHNSGHWTQQGAETCQFENHLRAVCGLPLGSTDLIRPTAMINILGEDTLPKSVLTEAGCHVHWYGKEKRAGRKMGHINVCAPTPEALVNKLQALSQQLDSTAFPALSL
- a CDS encoding DNA topoisomerase family protein; the protein is MSGKIDQELFTTHEHALTHQACPECGNELTMRFGKRGPFLGCSQYPNCEFIQPLHQNDGHIVKHLGKPCPECNDELVLRQGRYGMFIGCLNYPTCHHIEPLEKKAEETHIACPSCHKGALTERKSRYGKMFFACDQFPTCRFAVNHKPIMGRCQLCGYGLLIEKKLASGIKLQCADRKCHAYQDAVEPEHREPAE
- a CDS encoding DUF494 family protein, giving the protein MMDILMYLFETYIHSDAELLVDQEELSDELLRAGFHQEDIYKALSWLEKLAALQETEQNPYMNTSAVTSIRIYTPQEMTRLDVECRGFLIYLEQIHVLSADTREMVIDRVMELETNEFILDDLQWIILMVLFNAPGNESAYSQMEELLYGMEDGYIH
- the dprA gene encoding DNA-processing protein DprA — its product is MNSLEDWLALTAVPGVGGVKVSRLLQHGTPTQLRAMSTEQLQTFGLSLSQISAFRTPLQAQIDRCLWWADHQDNTILTIDSPYYPALLKQIAAAPPVLFVSGQVEYLSAPQLAIVGSRSASIDGRESAYEFAGALVAANYVVTSGLALGVDGQAHHGALKHGGATIAVLGAGLSQVYPARHRDLAAKIKEQGALVSEFWPDEKPRPQNFPRRNRVISGLSVGVLVVEAAEKSGSLITARYALEQGRDVFALPGSIRNPESRGCNALIKSGAKLVETPVDIFEEVGALTECAINSQLSKTLPQGEDQQLPFPALLATVGNEATPVDVVAERSEQPVHEVMMQLLELELLGFVTSVPGGYIRTRRGKS
- a CDS encoding LysM peptidoglycan-binding domain-containing protein, which gives rise to MKPLSFLFSCVLTAVVCIQPGWASNTSNNIVLNENIPDVYTVKKGDTLWDISNHFLATPWLWPKLWQANPEIENPHLIYPGDKLYLVWVDGQPRLQRKPSKIVKVSPEIKVIRSPITTLQSSLVLPYLEEHRLLSDAALADAPRVLGSDDQRKQLSAGDIVWADTVLPLGEEWWVYRPVETYTRKGSKPVTVLKEVAKMKVNAQQAETSTLELQSYRQEINLNDVLLPAPALGASSELFFVPATPPVGVKAQVMGAIGGQSYIATSEVVVLDKGHLDSLQAGHVLQLHHPVTEIEGKKGSYDYKRSSYTGKQFQLAPRGIGEVMVIRAYEAFSLAIVLRSSEPFSSGVSALSPQSTP
- the def gene encoding peptide deformylase, translating into MSLLQVLTFPDDRLRTVAKPVEAVTPEIQKIVDDMIETMYDEEGIGLAATQVDVHQRIVVIDISEERDQPMVLINPEITEKRGEDGIEEGCLSVPGARALVSRAAEVSVNALDRDGNPFSFEADDLLAICVQHELDHLAGKLFVDYLSPLKRKRIQDKLTKIKRFNEKN
- the fmt gene encoding methionyl-tRNA formyltransferase; translated protein: MSKPLKIVFAGTPDFAARHLAALLSSQHEVIAVYTQPDRPAGRGKKLTASPVKALALEHDIPVYQPENFKSDEAKQALTDLNADLMVVVAYGLLLPQAVLDTPKLGCINVHGSILPRWRGAAPIQRSIWAGDAETGVTIMQMDIGLDTGDMLSIATLPIEATDTSASMYNKLAELGPDALIDCLGDIAEGKAVPVKQNDELANYAKKLSKEEAKIDWTMDAEAIERCVRAFNPWPMSYFTVAEQNVKVWRTAVEADNQGKPAGTVLSADKHGIVVATGKGALRLIELQPPGKKAMQSQDLLNSRREWFEPGTVL
- the rsmB gene encoding 16S rRNA (cytosine(967)-C(5))-methyltransferase RsmB; this encodes MNVRAAAAKVIYQVVDQGQSLSNVLPAAQQEVRERDQALLQEICYGVLRWLPRLESITNHLMDKPLKGKQRVFHHLILVGLYQLGHMRIPAHAAVAETVDATKTLKKPQLRGLINAILRNYQRQQEALDAQSISHDAGRYGHPSWLLKLLKASYPEQLEAIVEANNTKAPMWLRVNRQHNTRDEYRVLLDNEGIATELHPQAGDALRLLKPCDVTQLPGFADGWVSVQDAAAQLAVEYLQPQAGELILDCCAAPGGKTAHIMERQPDTQVVAIDCDEHRLSRVHENLERLNLTAQVLCADARYPSDWWQGEKFDRILLDAPCSATGVIRRHPDIKWLRRADDIAALAELQAEIFDAMWLQLKSGGTLVYATCSITPQENSEQVKAFLGRTADATLMDSDPTNPGRQILPGEEQMDGFYYAVLKKQ